From a region of the Fervidicoccaceae archaeon genome:
- the glmM gene encoding phosphoglucosamine mutase, whose product MGRLFGTDGVRIDLRDGIDPSFFSSLAQSICEAFGKGSIFLIGRDVRYAGDIIFHSMLSGLFLSGCRAFNAGLVTTPSLQYVIKEEGYFDGGIMITASHNPPNYNGVKVIDSDGIEVPRKKENEIEEIFASMLQRTRKTPIHEYHLADYPGTIEKYVNGVVSHVDDELIRSRELRVVIDAANSVGSLALPKIVGRLGGKVISLNAHLDPSFPGREPEPTPSTLAVSSTLTKEVGADMGVAVDGDADRSIFIDEKGYVYWGDRTAAIFSLYLKEKHPDLPARVYTGVSSSSFIEKVLKSAGIEVVWMKVGSVDISRRLKHEGGLLGFEENGGIMYPQHQFVRDAGMATALMMEILAREKRKLSELYSIFPRTYSIKTKYPIHSKEQGALIYERIKEKYSNEKIIDIDGIKVIGEDYWFLVRLSGTEPVIRVMIESEREGAEKNILREIEELLQAD is encoded by the coding sequence ATGGGAAGGCTGTTTGGCACTGATGGAGTGAGAATTGATCTGAGAGATGGAATAGATCCATCGTTCTTCTCATCTTTAGCTCAGTCAATCTGCGAGGCATTTGGAAAGGGGTCCATCTTTCTTATTGGAAGAGATGTTAGATATGCTGGTGATATAATATTTCACAGCATGCTTTCTGGTTTATTTTTAAGTGGATGTAGAGCATTTAATGCTGGTCTTGTTACAACTCCCTCGCTTCAATATGTGATAAAAGAAGAGGGGTACTTTGATGGAGGAATAATGATAACTGCCTCCCACAATCCTCCAAACTACAATGGAGTAAAGGTCATAGACTCAGATGGCATTGAGGTTCCAAGAAAGAAAGAAAATGAGATCGAGGAGATTTTTGCATCAATGTTGCAGAGAACCAGAAAGACTCCCATCCATGAGTACCATTTAGCTGATTATCCTGGGACAATTGAAAAATATGTCAATGGAGTTGTTTCACATGTTGATGATGAGCTTATAAGGTCGAGAGAGCTGAGAGTCGTTATAGATGCGGCTAACAGCGTTGGCTCCTTGGCACTTCCCAAGATCGTTGGACGCCTCGGTGGAAAAGTGATCAGCCTAAATGCTCATTTGGATCCCTCCTTCCCAGGAAGAGAACCTGAACCAACGCCAAGCACGCTCGCTGTTTCCTCTACTCTTACTAAGGAAGTAGGAGCAGATATGGGAGTAGCTGTTGACGGGGATGCTGATAGATCGATTTTCATTGATGAAAAGGGTTATGTGTACTGGGGAGATCGGACGGCGGCAATTTTTTCCCTATACTTGAAGGAAAAGCATCCAGACTTGCCAGCAAGAGTTTACACGGGAGTGAGCAGCAGCTCCTTCATCGAGAAGGTATTGAAAAGTGCTGGCATAGAAGTGGTTTGGATGAAGGTAGGAAGCGTGGACATTTCCAGAAGACTGAAGCACGAGGGAGGTTTGCTTGGTTTCGAGGAAAATGGTGGTATAATGTATCCGCAGCATCAATTTGTCAGAGACGCTGGGATGGCTACAGCATTGATGATGGAAATTCTGGCAAGAGAAAAGAGAAAGCTCTCAGAGCTTTACTCGATTTTTCCCAGAACATATTCAATAAAAACTAAATATCCTATTCATAGCAAGGAGCAGGGAGCTCTCATCTATGAGAGAATAAAAGAGAAGTACTCAAACGAGAAAATAATAGACATAGATGGCATAAAGGTAATAGGAGAAGATTACTGGTTCCTAGTAAGACTAAGCGGAACTGAACCAGTGATAAGAGTTATGATAGAGAGTGAAAGAGAAGGAGCGGAAAAAAATATTTTGAGAGAAATTGAAGAACTGCTTCAGGCTGATTAG
- a CDS encoding Trm112 family protein, with protein sequence MKYRLLDILACPMCKGFPLELIEIEKEKRERNLPSKPPLCELYCSYLQKDIREMKEEPPCGECFNYEIKTAVLYCRKCGRWYPVINGIPHMLPDYIRKDEKKRELEFLRKYEAFLPEKITKKAIPHNLSQE encoded by the coding sequence ATGAAATACAGATTGCTCGATATACTGGCTTGCCCCATGTGCAAGGGATTTCCTCTGGAGCTAATTGAAATTGAGAAAGAGAAAAGAGAAAGGAACCTGCCATCTAAGCCTCCGCTCTGCGAACTGTATTGCTCCTATTTACAGAAAGATATCAGAGAAATGAAGGAGGAACCCCCATGCGGGGAGTGCTTTAACTATGAAATAAAAACAGCTGTTTTGTACTGTAGGAAGTGTGGAAGGTGGTATCCTGTCATAAATGGGATTCCCCACATGCTCCCGGACTATATAAGAAAGGATGAAAAAAAGAGAGAGCTGGAGTTTCTCAGAAAATATGAAGCATTTCTTCCAGAAAAGATAACTAAAAAGGCCATTCCCCATAACTTATCTCAAGAGTAA
- a CDS encoding TGS domain-containing protein, with translation MEVQGKSFSERGGVAGQMPTNLPPEARAKWIKFMEARTVEEKIAALEAFISAVPKHKGTENLMYWATRRLSQLKEELEEQRKKKSGGSGPKFYIEKSGAAQIVMLGPPLSGKSLLFSKLTGVSYEGIGIPYSTRLPKPGMMKFEDIYFQLIDTPSIPFGSNERISWYNRTIGLARNADMILLVLDAANYPEKVAKSAIEELEENGIILKKPKGKVEIQRVSKGGINLIVNGKILDGSFDDVKRMLSEYKIDHAIVKVWGEVSLDDIEAQILENKMHKPGIILVNKIDLVDYNNIRERMAEVENEFPVLYISASTGIELDRLGRKMFELLDIIRVYTKQPNGEVAKRPLILKRGATVRDVAEAIHSKILRGFRFAKIYGKSVKFHGERVGLDHRVEDGDIVEIYVRG, from the coding sequence GTGGAAGTCCAAGGCAAGTCCTTTTCTGAGAGGGGAGGGGTAGCTGGGCAGATGCCAACGAACCTTCCTCCTGAAGCGAGAGCAAAGTGGATAAAGTTCATGGAAGCGAGAACTGTAGAAGAAAAAATCGCTGCATTGGAAGCATTCATTTCGGCTGTTCCCAAGCATAAGGGTACAGAAAATCTCATGTATTGGGCCACTAGAAGACTGAGTCAGCTAAAGGAGGAATTGGAAGAACAGAGGAAGAAGAAAAGTGGAGGTTCAGGCCCAAAGTTCTACATAGAAAAATCGGGAGCAGCTCAGATCGTCATGCTAGGTCCTCCTCTATCTGGAAAATCGCTATTGTTTTCCAAGCTGACTGGCGTGAGCTATGAAGGTATTGGTATTCCGTATTCAACCAGGCTGCCAAAGCCTGGCATGATGAAGTTCGAGGACATATACTTCCAATTGATAGATACTCCAAGCATTCCATTTGGGAGCAATGAGAGAATTTCCTGGTATAACAGAACAATAGGACTGGCTAGAAATGCAGACATGATTCTACTAGTTCTCGATGCAGCAAATTATCCTGAAAAGGTTGCAAAAAGCGCCATAGAAGAACTTGAAGAAAACGGCATAATTCTAAAGAAGCCAAAAGGGAAAGTGGAGATTCAGAGAGTTAGCAAGGGAGGTATAAATCTCATAGTTAATGGCAAGATATTGGATGGTAGTTTTGATGATGTCAAAAGAATGCTCTCTGAGTATAAAATAGATCATGCTATTGTGAAAGTGTGGGGAGAAGTTTCATTGGATGATATTGAGGCTCAAATACTGGAGAACAAAATGCACAAGCCTGGAATAATTTTGGTAAACAAGATAGATTTGGTGGATTACAATAACATTAGAGAGAGGATGGCTGAAGTAGAGAATGAGTTTCCAGTGCTTTATATTTCAGCAAGCACAGGGATAGAGCTAGATCGCTTAGGAAGGAAAATGTTTGAATTGCTGGACATCATCAGAGTTTACACAAAGCAGCCGAATGGTGAGGTAGCAAAGAGACCTCTGATCTTGAAGAGAGGAGCAACCGTGAGAGATGTAGCTGAAGCTATTCACTCAAAAATTTTGAGAGGTTTTAGATTTGCTAAGATTTATGGAAAAAGTGTAAAATTTCATGGAGAGAGAGTTGGGTTGGATCACAGAGTTGAAGATGGGGACATTGTAGAAATATATGTGAGAGGATAG
- the rnhB gene encoding ribonuclease HII, translating to MERIVVGMDEAGRGSLIGPMVVAAVALTGSAETHLAKMGVTDSKKLRKKKREELFDLILTLSLWHDVIIVNPEEIDRENLNNLTKRAFISLACQAISAGVRPSEIIADVVGSKESTIEACENVQIRMVKRGDSTFTAVGAASIVAKVIRDRKIDEIRKQYGLEGSGYPGDKLTVRWLKDNPRTLPSFLIRHKWKSKASPFLRGEG from the coding sequence TTGGAAAGAATTGTGGTTGGGATGGATGAAGCAGGCAGAGGTAGCCTCATAGGGCCAATGGTAGTGGCAGCAGTTGCTCTTACTGGTTCAGCTGAAACGCACTTGGCAAAAATGGGAGTCACGGATAGCAAAAAACTTAGAAAAAAGAAAAGAGAGGAGCTTTTCGACTTAATACTTACTTTGTCTCTCTGGCACGATGTTATAATTGTGAATCCTGAGGAAATAGATAGAGAGAACTTGAATAACTTGACAAAAAGGGCCTTTATTTCTCTAGCATGCCAAGCAATATCAGCTGGAGTGAGACCGAGCGAGATTATTGCGGATGTTGTTGGTAGCAAAGAAAGCACAATTGAAGCATGCGAAAATGTGCAGATTAGAATGGTTAAGAGGGGTGATTCAACTTTCACTGCTGTGGGAGCAGCAAGTATTGTTGCCAAAGTAATAAGAGATAGAAAAATAGATGAAATAAGAAAGCAATACGGCTTGGAGGGATCTGGCTATCCAGGAGATAAGTTAACCGTGAGGTGGCTGAAGGATAACCCGAGGACTCTTCCCTCATTTCTGATAAGACACAAGTGGAAGTCCAAGGCAAGTCCTTTTCTGAGAGGGGAGGGGTAG
- a CDS encoding sugar phosphate isomerase/epimerase has protein sequence MKYSFSIWPKSRINERDLSYASSMGFENIEVSLEYPWPFWDSNSFNEIMKLLRDQGFSLGAHLPWRDLVIASPYEEVRRGAIAYIMRLLEVMTKWDFKYAVAHFSTREKVRFGNRDYLSPIILEMKDAAEKFKDAGIIFAVENAPYGPLAVKESFVQLLRELDGNACLDLGHVVARLISNGENQLSMVESMINDWVSSIAEKTSVVHVHGVAKINGNVVEHMRISGYEKYFAKSLNILEKLGRDPFVTLEVFFKDERLVDADIETVIRELSLLKEARISAF, from the coding sequence ATGAAGTATTCATTCAGCATATGGCCAAAATCAAGAATAAATGAGAGAGATCTTAGCTATGCTTCGAGTATGGGATTTGAGAATATTGAGGTTAGCTTGGAGTATCCTTGGCCCTTCTGGGATTCTAATTCTTTCAATGAAATAATGAAGCTCTTAAGGGATCAGGGATTCAGCTTAGGTGCACATCTTCCGTGGAGAGACTTGGTCATTGCTTCCCCATATGAGGAAGTGAGAAGGGGGGCTATTGCTTATATAATGAGGTTGCTCGAAGTAATGACAAAATGGGATTTCAAATACGCAGTTGCTCATTTTTCGACGAGGGAGAAAGTGAGGTTCGGCAATAGAGATTATCTATCTCCAATAATACTAGAAATGAAAGATGCAGCAGAGAAGTTTAAAGATGCTGGTATAATTTTTGCTGTTGAGAACGCTCCATACGGTCCTCTTGCAGTGAAGGAAAGCTTCGTGCAGTTATTGAGAGAGCTAGATGGAAATGCCTGCCTCGATCTGGGACACGTAGTGGCAAGGCTCATCAGCAATGGGGAAAATCAGCTATCAATGGTGGAGAGCATGATTAACGATTGGGTAAGTTCGATAGCCGAAAAGACAAGTGTTGTTCATGTACATGGTGTGGCAAAGATCAATGGAAATGTCGTCGAGCATATGAGGATTTCTGGTTATGAAAAGTATTTCGCTAAGTCCTTGAATATCTTGGAAAAGTTAGGGAGAGATCCCTTTGTGACGCTCGAAGTTTTCTTCAAAGATGAAAGGCTCGTAGATGCCGATATTGAAACCGTTATTAGAGAATTGAGCCTGTTGAAAGAAGCTAGAATTTCAGCTTTCTAG
- a CDS encoding DUF354 domain-containing protein: MRIWMDALTPKQLLLFSKLASILESDMGAEVMITARKTEEIFRINSLLGNKAILVGTHGRTKFDKLLRDIERMKDLVGLIRDFSPDYLVSYPSPSSVRIAFGLSSKIVLYSDTPHAAHVHLLTVPLSNYLIFSSFIEKGKFLPYVPRGSRTFLLRYKGVEELAWVNGYSPSESSVKRLGLEPYSYVLVRPPEIFASYYSWGFEDFKELVKELAKKVRVVLVPRYEDDSERYKGTNIEVIGEPMLGLDLEYYSIATISGGGTMSREASLLGVPSISLFPLKLDVDSGLRELGFPLYRALSSKDALRFIYDVMEGNIKRKKIEASKILEHPVIPLKKVLLGDEAI, encoded by the coding sequence ATGCGTATATGGATGGATGCCTTGACGCCAAAGCAGCTTCTTCTCTTTTCCAAGCTTGCCTCTATCCTCGAATCGGATATGGGAGCAGAAGTAATGATAACGGCAAGGAAAACTGAGGAAATTTTTAGAATTAATTCTCTCCTTGGAAACAAGGCTATACTTGTAGGAACGCATGGTAGGACTAAGTTCGACAAGCTCTTGAGAGATATAGAGAGGATGAAGGATTTAGTTGGTCTAATTAGGGATTTTTCCCCTGATTACTTGGTTTCATATCCGAGCCCTTCTTCCGTCAGGATAGCTTTTGGACTAAGTTCAAAAATTGTATTGTATAGTGATACCCCACATGCTGCTCACGTCCATCTTCTGACAGTTCCTCTATCCAACTATCTAATTTTTTCATCCTTCATCGAAAAGGGGAAATTTCTTCCATATGTTCCAAGGGGAAGTAGAACTTTTCTCTTGAGGTACAAGGGAGTAGAAGAGCTTGCTTGGGTAAACGGATATTCTCCATCGGAAAGCAGCGTGAAGAGACTTGGCCTCGAACCATATAGTTACGTATTGGTTAGACCTCCAGAGATATTCGCGTCATATTATAGCTGGGGATTCGAAGATTTTAAGGAGCTTGTAAAGGAACTGGCAAAAAAGGTGAGGGTTGTTCTTGTTCCTAGATATGAAGATGATTCAGAGAGATATAAGGGAACCAATATTGAAGTGATAGGGGAACCAATGCTTGGCCTGGATCTCGAGTACTACAGCATCGCTACAATTAGCGGTGGAGGAACTATGTCCAGAGAGGCTTCTCTTTTAGGGGTGCCCTCCATCTCTCTTTTTCCCCTCAAGCTGGATGTTGATTCTGGACTTCGCGAGCTCGGATTTCCCCTGTACAGGGCGCTATCCTCAAAGGATGCCCTAAGATTCATATATGATGTTATGGAAGGAAATATAAAAAGGAAAAAAATAGAAGCCAGTAAGATATTGGAGCACCCAGTCATCCCACTGAAGAAAGTATTGCTTGGTGATGAAGCAATATGA
- a CDS encoding Hsp20/alpha crystallin family protein, with the protein MSWDDEFEILRSYVRRRMKELEKELESAFSLTSAPLFGEFFPQIKFDEPLHQVYLLENECVVIIDAPLLDNSSISVEAEKGRMRIEGKMRKTVRTEELGYSTIRKEISSYYKEISIPTECDVSRMSYSFKKGRIIVRMPRS; encoded by the coding sequence ATGTCATGGGATGATGAATTTGAAATCCTAAGATCCTATGTAAGGAGAAGGATGAAAGAGCTTGAAAAGGAGCTGGAAAGCGCTTTCTCTTTAACAAGCGCTCCACTATTCGGGGAATTTTTCCCACAAATAAAGTTCGATGAGCCTCTTCACCAAGTATATCTACTAGAAAATGAGTGCGTTGTCATTATAGATGCTCCATTGCTGGACAATTCAAGCATAAGTGTGGAGGCAGAGAAGGGAAGAATGAGAATTGAGGGTAAAATGAGAAAGACTGTGAGAACCGAGGAGCTTGGATATAGCACAATTAGGAAGGAGATTTCCAGCTACTACAAGGAGATTTCGATTCCAACCGAATGCGATGTATCGAGAATGTCATATTCTTTTAAAAAAGGCAGAATAATTGTGAGGATGCCCAGGTCATAA
- a CDS encoding PAC2 family protein — translation MPQIKNEEEIEGVIFQEYEDIELPSPSYLIVGFPDAGLVGGISISHLIRELNPTEVGGIDIPRLNPPVVFVRDGEAKPPIKIFRKDGVLIVASEIPIVPAAIQMFSYALLEYAMRRRIDFIVGITGLGTPDRINKEKPQVYAAFSGDKMKKMIGDKNIQLFTEGAILGPFAIFLKESRRFRLNSVVLLAETFPELPDPEAASVAVEALSKLIGTKINIEKLLEEAEFIRLRNKELMKQTARMMSQTGKSVEAQPSMLYT, via the coding sequence ATGCCTCAAATAAAGAACGAGGAGGAAATTGAGGGTGTGATTTTTCAAGAATATGAAGATATAGAGCTGCCGTCTCCTTCATATCTCATCGTGGGCTTCCCAGATGCTGGGCTTGTAGGTGGGATATCAATAAGCCATCTAATTAGAGAGCTGAATCCGACCGAAGTTGGCGGAATAGATATTCCTAGGTTGAATCCTCCTGTAGTTTTTGTCAGAGATGGCGAAGCAAAGCCTCCAATAAAAATTTTCAGGAAAGATGGGGTGCTAATAGTGGCATCTGAAATTCCAATAGTTCCTGCAGCTATACAGATGTTCAGCTACGCTCTATTGGAATACGCTATGAGGAGGAGGATAGATTTTATTGTGGGGATTACTGGTCTTGGAACGCCAGATAGAATTAACAAGGAGAAACCCCAAGTGTATGCCGCTTTTTCAGGGGACAAAATGAAAAAAATGATAGGCGATAAAAACATTCAGTTATTTACTGAGGGAGCTATACTTGGCCCATTCGCTATATTCCTGAAGGAATCCAGAAGGTTTAGGCTCAATAGCGTTGTTCTCCTGGCTGAAACCTTTCCAGAGCTTCCGGACCCTGAAGCAGCATCAGTTGCTGTTGAAGCGCTATCAAAGCTAATAGGAACAAAAATAAACATAGAAAAGTTGCTGGAAGAAGCAGAATTCATAAGGCTTAGAAACAAGGAGCTGATGAAGCAGACTGCGAGAATGATGAGTCAAACTGGAAAGAGCGTTGAAGCTCAACCGAGCATGCTATATACGTGA
- the gcvH gene encoding glycine cleavage system protein GcvH, producing MGILQIKNYILRDDLLYTKTDEWVKLDGEIAILGITDFAQKQLRDIVGVDLPQKGKRVERGDAIATLDSVKAVSDVYSPLTGEIVDVNETLLEAPQLINNDPYESGWIVKIKIQNKEEIAELLSPTKYAELIKERIAKK from the coding sequence TTGGGTATTTTACAGATAAAGAACTATATACTTAGGGATGACTTGCTTTACACAAAAACGGATGAGTGGGTCAAGCTCGATGGAGAAATAGCTATTTTGGGGATAACAGACTTCGCTCAGAAACAGCTGAGAGATATAGTTGGAGTCGATCTTCCCCAAAAAGGGAAAAGAGTGGAGAGAGGGGATGCTATTGCTACTTTGGACTCGGTTAAAGCTGTCTCAGATGTATATTCCCCTCTAACGGGTGAAATCGTGGATGTAAATGAAACGCTGCTAGAAGCACCACAGCTGATAAACAATGATCCCTATGAGAGCGGATGGATAGTTAAGATAAAAATTCAAAACAAGGAAGAAATTGCCGAGCTGCTTTCACCAACTAAGTATGCAGAACTAATAAAGGAGAGAATAGCAAAAAAATAA
- the gcvT gene encoding glycine cleavage system aminomethyltransferase GcvT, with translation MKEIPLKKLHEQLGANFGEFAGWLVPMDYGSVIQEHQSVRKSVGIFDISHMGRIAIRGEDSIYLLEKTFTKKIQKTKEGFMSGPTLALNYFARVIDDEMLYRVSNTEFLSVPNAAYKDRMIGHLNEIAKNEKLRVTIDDLTDKYVMFAVQGPKSPEAMEKIGLKDALELKPLQFMIQNADMQNGVYLISRSGWTGEDGFELWIRVEKGEEFYRKLLEAGAVPVGIAARDSLRMEMGFVLGGNEYGEDPRHYPCATSLRYGMGAIDWDKVGFIGEETLRACRREGARWLRFGFIMRKEHSRYIPRKGSKILVEDIEIGWITSGSFSPVLERGIAQGYIDSRYAIVGEHVEIVDERGRKGTAKIEDFPLINRK, from the coding sequence ATGAAGGAAATTCCCTTGAAGAAGCTTCACGAACAATTGGGAGCAAATTTTGGAGAGTTTGCTGGCTGGCTGGTCCCAATGGACTATGGCTCAGTAATTCAAGAACATCAGTCTGTAAGAAAATCAGTTGGCATATTTGACATCAGCCATATGGGTAGAATAGCAATCAGAGGAGAGGATTCAATTTATTTGCTGGAAAAAACATTCACGAAAAAAATCCAGAAAACCAAAGAGGGATTCATGAGTGGTCCCACGCTGGCTCTCAATTATTTTGCCAGAGTTATAGATGACGAAATGCTCTATAGGGTTAGCAATACGGAATTTCTGAGTGTTCCCAATGCTGCATATAAAGACAGAATGATTGGGCATTTGAATGAAATCGCGAAAAATGAGAAGCTGAGAGTAACAATAGACGATCTCACAGACAAATATGTAATGTTTGCTGTTCAGGGCCCCAAAAGCCCCGAAGCAATGGAAAAGATAGGGTTGAAGGACGCTCTAGAACTTAAACCCCTTCAGTTCATGATACAGAATGCTGACATGCAAAACGGGGTTTACTTGATAAGCAGAAGTGGTTGGACTGGTGAGGACGGATTCGAGCTGTGGATCAGGGTAGAAAAAGGAGAGGAATTCTATAGAAAATTACTAGAAGCAGGTGCTGTCCCAGTAGGAATTGCTGCTAGGGATTCTCTGAGGATGGAAATGGGATTTGTACTTGGTGGAAATGAATATGGGGAAGATCCTAGGCACTATCCGTGTGCTACATCTCTGAGATATGGAATGGGAGCCATTGATTGGGATAAAGTCGGATTCATTGGGGAAGAAACCCTTAGAGCCTGCAGAAGAGAGGGAGCTAGGTGGCTGAGATTTGGCTTCATCATGAGAAAAGAGCATAGTAGGTACATTCCAAGAAAAGGGAGCAAAATACTTGTGGAAGACATTGAAATAGGATGGATTACAAGCGGAAGTTTCAGCCCTGTTTTGGAAAGGGGAATTGCTCAGGGATACATTGACAGCAGATATGCGATTGTGGGAGAGCATGTTGAAATAGTGGATGAGAGAGGAAGGAAAGGAACAGCGAAAATAGAGGACTTCCCGCTGATAAATAGAAAATAG
- a CDS encoding CdvA-like protein, with amino-acid sequence MVTNYTVDNLDKYVGQKVKDPYQRVIGSLASLYSDIDGNVKAVEVLFGDSYFKTVQADRILIQKDEIVLLPDWKYSALRVIERLERARRRAKALDDLYAKGEIARSAYEEFKGQVSRDLDSLKKEANEAKEMIKKRIGELEDQIVEIEKAITALKMSYIAGEIGERGYKPAADILRQNKDRNLEEKNEAKRILDLIAKLETQNLDIDAVLKEISPSTTEGVQKGAEQPIVVELHEQPTAQSGTA; translated from the coding sequence ATGGTCACAAATTACACAGTTGATAACCTTGACAAATATGTAGGTCAAAAGGTAAAAGATCCCTACCAGAGGGTAATTGGATCACTGGCAAGCCTATACAGCGACATAGACGGGAATGTAAAGGCTGTGGAAGTTCTATTTGGCGACTCTTACTTCAAGACAGTCCAAGCTGATAGAATCCTAATTCAGAAAGACGAAATAGTGCTTCTTCCAGATTGGAAGTACTCAGCACTTAGAGTCATTGAAAGACTAGAAAGAGCAAGAAGAAGAGCCAAGGCCCTTGATGATCTCTATGCTAAAGGAGAGATAGCAAGAAGCGCTTATGAGGAATTCAAAGGGCAGGTCTCAAGAGATCTAGATTCGTTGAAGAAGGAGGCAAATGAAGCGAAGGAAATGATAAAGAAGAGGATTGGTGAGCTCGAGGACCAAATAGTGGAGATAGAGAAGGCCATAACAGCTCTGAAAATGAGCTACATTGCAGGAGAAATAGGAGAGAGAGGATACAAGCCAGCTGCTGATATATTGAGGCAGAACAAGGATAGAAACCTTGAAGAGAAAAACGAGGCAAAGAGAATACTCGATTTAATAGCAAAACTGGAAACACAGAACCTTGATATTGATGCGGTTCTGAAGGAAATATCTCCCTCAACCACCGAAGGAGTTCAAAAAGGAGCAGAGCAGCCAATAGTGGTGGAGCTTCACGAACAGCCTACTGCTCAGAGTGGAACAGCATAA
- a CDS encoding AAA family ATPase — MIFLAFPYLQEMATRYARAAVAADKDGDYDAAIQNYRKAIEILTKIVRMYPDSPLVSTYLEMIKSYEKRIQQLQNDAEAVGESRTKGSEKKDLLEDIVLAQKPNVKFDDIADLRDAKQAITEAIIYPIKRPDLFPLGWPRGILLFGPPGCGKTMLAAAVANEVNGYFLYVDAANIMSKWLGEAEKNVSKIFKFAREKNEEGSPVIIFIDEIDALLGTFSGEIGGEVRVRNQFLKEMDGIQDKDKKFHIYVIGATNKPWQLDEAFIRRFNKRIFIPLPDKEARMQLFKLYTKNLPISNDIDFDKLVEQTEGYTASDIRDVIQAAHMRVIREFFEKNLGNGEPRAINMEDFLEILRIRKPSVDPLYVKRYEAWFEKFKAL; from the coding sequence GTGATTTTTTTGGCTTTCCCATATTTACAGGAAATGGCAACTAGGTATGCCAGAGCAGCAGTAGCAGCTGATAAGGATGGAGACTATGATGCTGCCATTCAGAATTACAGGAAAGCCATAGAAATACTTACAAAAATAGTGAGAATGTATCCAGACAGTCCTCTCGTTTCCACTTATCTTGAAATGATAAAAAGCTATGAGAAAAGAATACAGCAGCTGCAGAATGATGCTGAAGCAGTTGGAGAATCCAGAACAAAGGGATCGGAAAAGAAGGATCTCTTAGAGGATATAGTTCTAGCGCAAAAACCAAACGTGAAGTTTGATGACATAGCAGATCTCAGGGATGCCAAGCAAGCCATAACAGAGGCAATTATATATCCAATAAAGAGGCCAGACCTCTTCCCACTTGGATGGCCAAGGGGGATCCTCCTCTTTGGACCTCCAGGATGCGGAAAAACCATGCTAGCGGCAGCAGTTGCCAATGAAGTAAATGGCTATTTTCTCTATGTAGATGCTGCCAACATAATGTCCAAGTGGCTTGGAGAAGCTGAGAAAAACGTCAGCAAGATTTTCAAGTTTGCAAGAGAAAAAAACGAGGAAGGATCTCCGGTAATAATATTCATCGATGAGATTGACGCATTGCTGGGAACATTCTCTGGAGAAATAGGCGGCGAAGTTAGAGTGAGAAATCAATTCTTGAAGGAAATGGATGGAATTCAAGATAAAGATAAGAAATTCCATATCTATGTAATAGGAGCGACGAATAAGCCATGGCAACTTGATGAAGCCTTCATAAGGAGATTCAACAAGAGAATATTCATACCACTTCCAGACAAGGAAGCTAGAATGCAGCTATTCAAGCTCTATACAAAGAATCTTCCTATTTCAAACGATATTGACTTCGACAAGCTGGTTGAGCAGACAGAAGGGTATACTGCAAGCGATATTAGAGATGTAATCCAAGCAGCTCATATGAGAGTAATAAGAGAGTTCTTCGAGAAGAATCTAGGAAACGGAGAACCGAGAGCTATAAACATGGAGGACTTCTTGGAAATATTGCGCATAAGGAAGCCCAGCGTTGATCCCCTCTATGTTAAGAGGTATGAAGCTTGGTTTGAGAAATTCAAGGCATTATAA